The following are encoded in a window of Blastocatellia bacterium genomic DNA:
- a CDS encoding Rad52/Rad22 family DNA repair protein — MMSTAIERSQGIESVLSALSQPLPETVVRQRVGWRDASGQERMVDYIDWHTAADILDEVCPDWSHEVRDIAVIGDLVAVTAAITIQGITRCGIGVDSALDERGIKGAEHDALKRAAVKFGLARSLYRGGTKKRAAGAVATPAKSDDPVTDKQLSAIYAIAKAKRLDPQLESLALFQCEPEQLSRNAASALIDHLRNVRLSA, encoded by the coding sequence ATGATGAGTACAGCAATCGAGCGCTCGCAGGGGATTGAATCGGTGCTATCGGCATTGTCGCAGCCGCTGCCGGAGACGGTCGTGCGGCAGCGCGTCGGCTGGCGCGATGCCTCGGGGCAGGAGCGCATGGTTGATTACATCGATTGGCACACGGCGGCAGACATTCTTGACGAGGTCTGCCCGGACTGGTCGCACGAGGTTCGCGACATCGCGGTGATCGGCGACCTGGTTGCGGTCACCGCTGCCATCACGATTCAAGGAATTACGCGCTGTGGCATTGGCGTTGATTCGGCGCTCGACGAGCGCGGCATCAAAGGCGCCGAGCATGATGCGCTGAAGCGCGCGGCGGTTAAGTTCGGGTTGGCGCGCTCGCTCTATCGCGGCGGCACAAAAAAGCGGGCCGCGGGCGCTGTCGCAACGCCTGCGAAGAGCGATGATCCGGTCACCGATAAGCAGTTATCAGCGATTTATGCGATTGCCAAGGCCAAGCGGCTAGACCCTCAACTCGAATCGCTCGCGCTGTTTCAATGCGAGCCGGAACAGTTGAGCCGCAATGCCGCCAGCGCCTTGATCGACCACCTGCGCAATGTTCGCCTGAGCGCCTGA
- a CDS encoding sigma-70 family RNA polymerase sigma factor, giving the protein MAFIRRVAGGEQSALTALYDATNRLVFGLIIRVIGDRATAEEVLLDVYTQVWRQAAAYDTSRGVPLAWIMTIARSRAIDRLRAGRQDQQRKEPLDAIGEVSAGGVSPEEASLYSERQRLVRNALQTLSPEQREVIELAYYSGLSHSEIALKLGQPLGTVKTRTRLGMIKLRDMLRPILGGQV; this is encoded by the coding sequence GTGGCGTTCATCCGGAGAGTCGCTGGCGGTGAGCAGTCCGCCCTGACGGCTCTCTACGACGCGACGAATCGGCTGGTGTTCGGGCTGATCATCCGCGTTATTGGGGATCGCGCGACCGCCGAAGAGGTTTTGCTGGACGTGTATACGCAGGTCTGGCGGCAGGCGGCGGCCTATGATACGAGTCGAGGCGTGCCGCTCGCCTGGATCATGACCATCGCGCGCAGCCGGGCGATTGACCGCTTGCGCGCCGGCCGGCAGGATCAGCAGAGAAAAGAGCCGCTCGACGCGATTGGCGAAGTCAGCGCCGGCGGCGTCAGTCCGGAAGAAGCCTCGCTTTATTCCGAACGGCAGCGGCTAGTGCGCAACGCTTTGCAAACGCTGTCGCCGGAACAGCGCGAGGTGATTGAGTTAGCATATTATTCAGGCTTGAGCCACAGCGAGATCGCCCTAAAACTTGGCCAGCCGCTCGGCACCGTAAAGACGCGCACGCGGCTCGGCATGATTAAGCTGCGCGATATGCTCAGACCGATTCTCGGAGGTCAGGTGTGA
- a CDS encoding cupin domain-containing protein yields the protein MKHAALTDEVVERTALYALGALTQIEARAFENHLDDGCAICQSELGQYQLTVEALAAALPDAAPSPAVRERLLKSISGATADDEARNTGGRATAAPALAEAETFVSLFADDGGWQKWDEGILFKPLFIDETSGQMTSLVRMGPGTALPPHQHLGVEQFLIIEGDCHVHGERLGPGDYHRAMDGSVHETTYTETGTTFLLVAPKEYRILESR from the coding sequence GTGAAACACGCAGCATTAACCGATGAGGTCGTCGAGCGCACGGCGCTCTACGCGCTCGGCGCGCTTACGCAAATCGAAGCACGGGCGTTCGAGAATCATCTCGACGACGGCTGTGCCATCTGCCAGAGCGAGCTCGGTCAGTATCAACTGACCGTCGAAGCGCTGGCTGCCGCATTGCCCGACGCCGCGCCGTCGCCGGCGGTGCGCGAACGGCTGCTGAAAAGTATTAGCGGCGCGACGGCGGACGATGAAGCCCGGAACACCGGGGGGCGAGCGACCGCAGCGCCGGCACTCGCCGAAGCCGAAACGTTTGTGTCGCTGTTCGCCGATGATGGCGGCTGGCAGAAGTGGGACGAGGGGATTCTCTTCAAGCCGCTTTTCATTGACGAAACCAGTGGACAGATGACTTCGTTGGTACGCATGGGGCCGGGGACGGCGTTGCCGCCGCATCAGCACCTCGGCGTCGAACAGTTCTTGATCATCGAGGGTGATTGTCACGTGCATGGCGAGCGGTTAGGGCCAGGGGATTACCACCGCGCCATGGACGGCAGTGTTCACGAAACGACCTATACAGAAACCGGCACAACGTTTCTGCTGGTAGCGCCAAAAGAGTATCGGATTCTCGAATCAAGGTGA
- a CDS encoding anti-sigma factor, whose amino-acid sequence MRHDVPTEESQETAALYALGALSQHEARAFEVHLRQGCEICQQELNGFTGVVDALSAGSPAIPPPHYLRDLLNARIEKEVSLTIPTAPDAAQVYHFPDKATPTVPPVAQRSSLGTWLPWAAAAGLLIVFAYTLFSWRLEHRQLQAVAGQSTEARQQLAELREQLSDEKARARELEEINTVLAAPQRTVIAMTGLEAAPSASGSVYWDHQKSRWVVTANLPPVPAGKVYQLWVVTPDAKISAGLIEPDTRGHGFAIVDVPANVSQIQAAAITLEPQGGSPQPTMPIYALGKATS is encoded by the coding sequence TTGAGGCACGACGTTCCGACAGAAGAAAGTCAGGAAACGGCTGCATTGTACGCGCTCGGCGCTTTGAGTCAACATGAGGCGCGTGCTTTTGAAGTCCATCTGCGCCAGGGGTGCGAGATTTGCCAGCAAGAACTGAACGGATTTACCGGTGTCGTTGACGCCTTAAGCGCAGGGTCTCCGGCCATTCCGCCGCCGCATTATCTGCGCGACCTGCTCAACGCGAGAATTGAAAAAGAAGTCAGCTTAACAATTCCCACCGCCCCGGATGCCGCACAGGTCTATCACTTTCCGGATAAAGCGACGCCGACGGTGCCGCCTGTTGCGCAACGCTCGTCGCTCGGCACCTGGCTTCCCTGGGCGGCGGCGGCCGGCTTGCTGATCGTTTTTGCCTATACGCTTTTCAGTTGGCGGCTGGAACACCGGCAGTTGCAGGCGGTTGCCGGTCAAAGTACAGAGGCCCGGCAACAACTGGCCGAGCTGCGCGAACAGCTCAGCGACGAGAAAGCCCGTGCCCGCGAGTTAGAAGAGATCAATACGGTGCTTGCCGCGCCGCAACGGACTGTGATTGCCATGACAGGACTTGAAGCCGCGCCTTCGGCGTCGGGCAGCGTCTACTGGGATCATCAGAAGAGCCGCTGGGTCGTCACCGCCAATCTGCCCCCTGTGCCCGCAGGCAAAGTTTATCAGCTCTGGGTGGTGACGCCGGACGCGAAGATCAGCGCCGGCTTAATCGAGCCCGACACCCGCGGCCACGGGTTCGCCATTGTTGATGTTCCAGCCAACGTCAGCCAGATTCAGGCCGCCGCGATTACGCTTGAGCCGCAGGGCGGTTCCCCGCAACCGACTATGCCGATCTATGCCCTCGGCAAAGCGACTTCGTAA
- a CDS encoding ABC transporter transmembrane domain-containing protein, whose product MAEHHATSPAEKDANNRPASWRERLSLLRGSPRDLLRLLAYTRPYRLRLAIALLSLFIASGLGLAFPQVVRHLIDAAFVEHDSARLNALALTLVGLFTAQAAFSFLRSYLLAYTGERIVADVRIQLYNHLTGLPVAFYASRRVGELTSRIASDTSVIQTVTTGSITELLRSAVVLVGGVTIIAITNLRLTLLMLAIVPVVIITAHFYGRYVRRLSTRVQDRLAEANAVVDETLSAIRIVQSFVRESYERSRYASRIRESLDLAIKRAVAGGGFIAFIILIVYSSIAAILWFGSRMVLRGEMSAGELIAFVLYTFVVASSIGGMTELFGQFNSAIGATRRVFELLDTAPEIRDPESPDAFSEVRGAVQLRDLHFIYPDERATEVIKGVSIAAAPGEIIALVGPSGAGKTTLVSLIPRFFDVTAGAIFIDDHDIRNVRLHDLRAVIGLVPQETILFGGSIRENIAYGKLDASSAEIEAAARAAHAHEFISEFPDAYDTVVGERGVKLSGGQRQRVAIARALLKNPAILILDEATSSLDSESERLVQEALDVLMQGRTTFVIAHRLSTVRRADCIVVLDDGIITEQGTHEELLARGGLYRQLYDLQFRDEAKPLRRSNAEQ is encoded by the coding sequence ATGGCGGAACATCACGCAACCAGCCCGGCGGAAAAAGATGCGAACAACAGGCCGGCGTCCTGGCGCGAACGGCTGAGCCTTCTGCGCGGCTCGCCCCGCGACCTTCTGCGCTTGCTTGCTTACACCAGGCCGTACCGCCTGCGCCTGGCCATCGCCCTGTTGAGCTTGTTCATCGCCAGCGGCCTCGGACTCGCATTCCCTCAAGTCGTCCGCCACCTGATTGACGCCGCCTTTGTCGAACACGACTCGGCACGGCTCAACGCGCTGGCGCTCACCCTCGTCGGCTTGTTCACCGCTCAGGCGGCCTTCAGCTTTTTGCGCTCATATCTGCTAGCCTACACCGGCGAGCGCATTGTCGCAGACGTACGGATTCAACTCTACAACCATCTAACTGGCCTGCCGGTCGCTTTCTATGCCAGCCGCCGCGTCGGCGAATTAACCTCGCGCATTGCTTCGGATACAAGCGTCATTCAGACAGTGACAACCGGCAGCATTACAGAGTTGCTGCGGAGTGCCGTGGTGCTGGTCGGCGGCGTGACGATCATCGCCATAACGAATCTGCGATTGACCCTGCTGATGCTGGCCATTGTTCCCGTCGTGATTATCACGGCGCACTTCTATGGTCGCTACGTTCGCCGCCTGAGCACACGGGTTCAAGATCGTCTGGCCGAAGCAAACGCCGTGGTTGATGAAACGCTTTCGGCGATCCGTATTGTGCAATCGTTCGTGCGCGAAAGTTATGAGCGCAGTCGCTATGCCTCGCGCATCCGCGAGTCGCTCGATCTGGCTATCAAGCGGGCCGTCGCCGGTGGCGGGTTCATTGCCTTCATCATCTTGATTGTTTATAGCAGCATCGCCGCGATTCTGTGGTTTGGCAGTCGCATGGTGCTACGCGGCGAGATGAGTGCGGGCGAGTTGATCGCTTTTGTGCTTTACACGTTTGTTGTCGCCAGCTCGATTGGCGGCATGACTGAGCTATTCGGTCAGTTCAATAGTGCCATCGGCGCGACCCGGCGCGTTTTCGAGCTGCTCGATACAGCGCCAGAGATTCGCGACCCGGAATCGCCCGACGCATTCTCTGAGGTGCGCGGCGCTGTGCAACTTCGCGACTTGCACTTTATCTACCCGGACGAGCGCGCTACGGAAGTTATAAAAGGCGTGAGCATCGCGGCTGCGCCCGGCGAGATTATCGCCCTGGTCGGGCCGAGCGGCGCGGGCAAGACGACGCTGGTGTCGCTCATCCCGCGCTTTTTTGACGTGACGGCGGGCGCGATCTTCATCGATGACCATGACATCAGGAATGTGCGGCTCCATGATCTCCGTGCCGTCATCGGACTTGTGCCACAAGAAACGATTCTCTTCGGCGGCTCGATCCGCGAGAACATCGCTTACGGCAAGCTCGATGCCAGTAGCGCAGAGATCGAAGCCGCTGCCCGCGCCGCGCACGCGCATGAGTTCATCTCCGAGTTTCCCGACGCTTACGACACTGTCGTCGGTGAGCGCGGCGTTAAATTGTCAGGAGGGCAGCGGCAGCGCGTCGCCATCGCGCGGGCTCTTCTAAAGAACCCGGCCATCCTGATTCTCGACGAAGCGACCAGCTCACTCGACTCCGAGTCGGAGCGGTTGGTTCAGGAGGCGCTCGACGTTCTGATGCAGGGCCGCACAACTTTTGTGATCGCGCACCGCCTCTCAACCGTTCGGCGCGCTGACTGCATTGTCGTCCTTGATGATGGGATCATTACCGAGCAGGGAACTCACGAAGAGTTGCTGGCGAGGGGGGGACTCTACAGGCAGCTTTACGATCTGCAATTCCGCGATGAGGCGAAACCGCTGCGTCGCTCGAATGCGGAGCAATGA
- a CDS encoding TetR/AcrR family transcriptional regulator, translating to MGLKARREREREALRQVIMDAARELFVEEGFENVSMRRIAEKIEYSPTTIYLYFDDKLSLLYAICQETFAKLTKRMEGHSRESADPVETLRKGCRAYIEFGLKHPNHYKLTFITLPQHPKGPGWKLEESMGMKAYGHLRAAVEACIEQKVFRATDVDAVSQMFWAAGHGVTSLLITNKHFPFVAKNQLIDLTLDTLIEGLKQ from the coding sequence ATGGGGCTGAAGGCGAGAAGAGAGCGAGAGCGCGAGGCGCTGCGGCAGGTCATCATGGACGCGGCGCGCGAGCTGTTCGTCGAGGAGGGCTTCGAAAACGTTTCGATGCGCCGCATCGCCGAAAAGATCGAGTACTCGCCGACGACTATCTATCTCTACTTCGATGATAAGCTCTCGCTGCTCTACGCCATCTGCCAGGAGACCTTCGCCAAGCTCACCAAACGGATGGAAGGACATAGCCGCGAATCTGCGGACCCGGTCGAAACGCTCAGGAAAGGCTGCCGCGCCTATATCGAGTTTGGCCTCAAGCACCCGAACCATTACAAGCTGACCTTTATTACGCTGCCGCAACATCCGAAGGGGCCGGGCTGGAAGCTGGAAGAGTCTATGGGCATGAAAGCCTATGGCCATTTGCGCGCGGCGGTCGAAGCCTGCATTGAGCAAAAAGTGTTTCGCGCCACCGATGTTGACGCGGTCAGCCAGATGTTCTGGGCCGCCGGCCACGGCGTAACCTCGCTGCTTATCACCAATAAGCACTTCCCCTTCGTCGCCAAGAACCAGTTGATCGATCTGACGCTGGACACGCTGATCGAGGGGTTGAAGCAGTGA
- a CDS encoding MBL fold metallo-hydrolase produces MATLQFLGATQTVTGSKYLLEVGGSRAIIDCGLFQGFKELRQRNWERLPVNPASIGWALLTHAHIDHTGYLPRLVKDGFTGPVYATTGTADLLKIMLPDSGRLQEEDAEFANRRGYSKHEPALPLYTEQDALAALKQVRPVAYGQEVHLSKFLSARFFSVGHILGSSFIKFTVSEPDRDPFTIIFSGDVGRYDEPILNDPSAADEADYLLVESTYGNRLHDHQDPKEQLAAIINAAAERGGKIIIPAFAVGRTQLLVYYLRELEDEGRIPVLPVHVDSPMGAAATRLYLRHKEDHDFDMQRVENLKRNPLATRNFSLVQGRGGSKALDQEQGAAIIISASGMATGGRVLHHLEKFLPDPATTVIFVGYQAAGTRGRRLQDGEPEIKIHGEFVPVRARIESIGSLSAHADAAELMRWLGGFKRPPRTTYIIHGEVDSANALRDKIEKDLGWNAVVPTYKEVVEL; encoded by the coding sequence ATGGCGACACTGCAATTCCTTGGCGCAACTCAAACCGTGACCGGATCGAAATATCTGCTTGAAGTCGGCGGCAGCCGGGCAATCATTGACTGCGGCCTGTTCCAGGGCTTTAAGGAACTGCGGCAGCGCAACTGGGAGCGGCTGCCGGTGAACCCGGCTTCGATTGGATGGGCCTTGCTGACGCACGCCCACATCGATCACACAGGGTATCTGCCGCGACTGGTGAAAGACGGATTCACCGGGCCGGTCTATGCGACCACGGGAACTGCCGACCTGCTCAAGATCATGTTGCCTGACTCCGGGAGGCTTCAAGAAGAAGACGCCGAGTTCGCCAACCGCCGCGGCTACTCGAAGCATGAGCCGGCGCTGCCGCTCTACACCGAACAGGACGCACTCGCGGCGCTCAAACAGGTGCGCCCGGTGGCTTATGGGCAAGAGGTACATCTGAGCAAGTTCTTGTCGGCGCGTTTCTTCTCGGTCGGCCATATTCTCGGTTCAAGCTTCATCAAGTTCACCGTCAGCGAGCCCGACCGCGACCCGTTCACGATTATCTTCTCAGGCGACGTGGGGCGCTATGATGAGCCGATTCTCAACGACCCTTCGGCTGCCGACGAGGCCGATTACCTGCTGGTTGAATCAACCTATGGAAACCGCCTGCACGATCATCAAGACCCCAAAGAGCAGTTGGCCGCCATCATCAACGCGGCTGCCGAGCGCGGCGGCAAAATCATCATCCCGGCATTTGCTGTCGGCCGCACCCAGCTTCTGGTTTACTACCTGCGCGAGCTTGAAGACGAAGGCCGCATTCCCGTCCTGCCTGTCCATGTGGATTCGCCGATGGGCGCCGCGGCGACGCGGCTCTACCTCAGGCATAAGGAAGATCACGATTTCGATATGCAGCGCGTCGAGAATTTGAAACGCAATCCGCTGGCGACGCGCAACTTCTCTCTGGTGCAGGGCCGCGGCGGCTCGAAGGCGCTGGATCAGGAACAAGGCGCGGCGATCATTATTTCGGCCTCAGGCATGGCGACAGGCGGGCGCGTTCTTCATCACCTCGAAAAGTTCTTGCCCGACCCGGCGACCACCGTTATCTTCGTCGGCTATCAAGCGGCGGGAACGCGAGGACGGCGCTTACAGGACGGCGAGCCTGAGATCAAGATTCATGGGGAGTTTGTGCCGGTGCGCGCCCGCATCGAGAGCATTGGCAGCCTTTCAGCGCACGCCGACGCTGCCGAATTGATGCGCTGGCTCGGCGGCTTCAAGCGTCCGCCGCGAACCACCTACATCATTCATGGCGAAGTGGATTCGGCAAACGCTCTGCGTGACAAGATCGAAAAGGACTTAGGCTGGAATGCGGTTGTGCCGACCTACAAAGAAGTGGTCGAACTGTAG
- a CDS encoding serine/threonine-protein kinase, whose amino-acid sequence MIGKVIGNYKIVEKIGEGGMGAVYRGLDTMLEREVAIKMLKPELASQPEVLERFRSEAVTLARLNHPNIATLYSFMRDGEDYFMVMEFVRGQTIDELIRRFGAMLVERAVPLFCQALDGIDHAHRMGIIHRDIKPANVMLTDSGSIKVMDFGIARVLGSARMTRQGNIVGTIEYMSPEAVRGLEVDARSDVYSLGILLYEMVTGRVPFDSTSEFEMMKMQVEQAPQPPRTFTASIPLEIEQAIMRSLAKKPAARFQTAGELRAMLLGALGKATSGLPLHTTNYAAPATRAIEVPSDADTQRFVSESEAGRSATRVAGSPGDAASAFETQNQETQMVASPPRPAPSGDTASASGSAPTIIVNRATGEAASPPPPAPTIIANKFTGETPQPPPAPTVIASKFTGETVQPPMANTQVYQAASPPPEVVAPAAAPAKGRLNWKHYTAAAALLVVLIGVPLAVVMSRSPKPAPAPSSEEQAAPENTSPPIAPVEGTAPSTNANANEAVTPAVGSLTDAANSNGNANASRSARTKAKGNENSNAPATAETPAEPEQKPAQAEPPPQTPAPAPEAKPAPPQEGDKSAAKPEEKKKKGGIGGFIKKIFGGNDDKKKEENKNKKP is encoded by the coding sequence ATGATTGGCAAGGTTATCGGCAATTATAAAATCGTTGAAAAGATCGGTGAAGGCGGCATGGGCGCGGTCTACCGCGGGCTGGACACCATGCTTGAGCGCGAAGTCGCCATCAAAATGCTCAAGCCTGAGCTTGCCAGCCAGCCCGAAGTGCTGGAACGCTTTCGCAGTGAAGCGGTAACGCTCGCGCGGCTCAACCACCCGAACATCGCCACGCTCTACAGCTTCATGCGCGACGGCGAGGATTACTTCATGGTGATGGAGTTCGTGCGCGGCCAGACGATTGACGAATTGATTCGCCGCTTCGGCGCCATGCTGGTTGAGCGCGCCGTCCCGCTGTTCTGCCAGGCGCTCGATGGGATCGATCACGCCCACCGCATGGGCATCATCCACCGCGACATCAAACCGGCGAATGTCATGCTCACCGACAGCGGCTCGATCAAGGTCATGGATTTCGGCATCGCCCGCGTCCTCGGCAGCGCCCGCATGACCCGTCAGGGCAACATCGTCGGCACCATCGAGTATATGTCACCCGAAGCCGTGCGCGGCTTAGAGGTGGACGCGCGCTCGGACGTCTATTCGCTCGGCATCCTCCTCTATGAGATGGTGACCGGGCGCGTGCCGTTCGACAGCACCAGCGAATTCGAGATGATGAAGATGCAGGTTGAGCAAGCGCCACAGCCACCGCGCACCTTCACCGCCAGCATCCCGCTTGAGATCGAGCAGGCGATTATGCGCTCGCTGGCCAAAAAGCCGGCTGCGCGATTTCAGACGGCAGGCGAGCTCCGCGCCATGCTGTTAGGCGCGCTCGGCAAGGCGACCAGCGGATTGCCCCTGCACACGACCAACTATGCCGCCCCGGCAACGCGGGCGATTGAGGTGCCATCGGACGCCGACACTCAGCGGTTTGTTTCTGAAAGCGAAGCCGGGCGCAGCGCCACACGCGTCGCCGGCAGCCCAGGGGATGCCGCTTCCGCGTTTGAAACGCAGAATCAAGAAACGCAAATGGTCGCCTCGCCACCAAGACCTGCGCCATCGGGCGACACGGCATCGGCATCCGGCTCGGCGCCTACGATAATTGTGAATCGCGCGACGGGTGAGGCCGCCTCGCCGCCGCCTCCGGCGCCGACCATTATCGCCAACAAGTTTACCGGCGAAACGCCTCAGCCGCCTCCTGCGCCGACCGTCATTGCCAGTAAGTTTACGGGCGAGACGGTGCAGCCGCCGATGGCGAACACACAGGTCTATCAAGCGGCGTCACCGCCGCCTGAAGTTGTCGCGCCAGCGGCAGCGCCCGCTAAGGGAAGGTTGAACTGGAAGCACTACACGGCGGCGGCGGCCCTGCTGGTCGTGTTGATCGGCGTGCCACTTGCTGTCGTCATGTCGCGCTCGCCGAAGCCCGCGCCTGCTCCTTCATCCGAGGAGCAGGCCGCGCCTGAAAATACGAGCCCGCCGATTGCGCCCGTCGAAGGGACCGCGCCATCTACGAATGCGAATGCCAATGAAGCGGTGACGCCCGCCGTCGGCAGCCTGACCGACGCGGCCAACAGCAACGGCAACGCCAACGCTTCAAGGTCGGCGCGGACGAAAGCCAAAGGCAATGAGAACAGCAATGCGCCGGCGACTGCGGAGACACCCGCTGAACCTGAGCAGAAGCCTGCCCAGGCCGAGCCGCCGCCGCAAACGCCTGCACCGGCTCCCGAGGCTAAACCGGCCCCACCTCAGGAAGGTGACAAGAGTGCCGCCAAGCCGGAAGAGAAGAAGAAGAAAGGGGGCATCGGCGGTTTCATCAAGAAGATATTTGGTGGCAACGACGACAAAAAGAAAGAGGAGAACAAGAATAAAAAGCCCTAG
- a CDS encoding DJ-1/PfpI family protein — protein MKVAFIIFDRMTALDFVGVYDALTRLRTMGFMADFEWDVCAPTAEVIDGSGLKIAASRVGGTLAEYDWVIVPGGFGSRKLVRDAAFMAWLQTAEGCRLKASVCTGSVLLGAAGFLKGKRATTHPTAFAELGPYCERVVDERIVDEGDVITARGVTSAIDLGLYLCEKVAGREVREQVAAQMDYPYYPQPAR, from the coding sequence ATGAAAGTTGCCTTCATCATCTTCGACCGCATGACGGCGCTCGACTTTGTCGGCGTCTACGACGCGCTGACACGGCTGCGGACGATGGGTTTCATGGCCGACTTTGAATGGGACGTGTGCGCGCCGACAGCCGAAGTTATTGACGGCAGCGGCCTGAAGATTGCCGCGTCGCGTGTCGGCGGCACGCTCGCCGAATATGACTGGGTGATTGTTCCCGGAGGCTTTGGCTCACGGAAGCTCGTAAGGGACGCGGCCTTCATGGCCTGGCTGCAAACCGCCGAAGGATGCCGGTTGAAAGCCTCTGTATGCACAGGCTCCGTACTGCTCGGCGCGGCAGGCTTTTTGAAGGGCAAGCGGGCGACGACCCACCCGACCGCCTTCGCCGAGCTAGGCCCTTACTGCGAACGTGTGGTTGACGAGCGCATCGTTGATGAAGGCGATGTGATTACGGCGCGCGGCGTTACCTCGGCCATTGATCTCGGCCTTTACCTCTGCGAAAAAGTCGCGGGGCGCGAGGTGCGCGAACAGGTCGCGGCGCAGATGGATTATCCTTACTATCCGCAGCCTGCGCGCTGA
- a CDS encoding DUF6677 family protein: MQTRDDLSDDLAAHFRARVAAEPELKPYPLPRRIVAVIAAWLVPGAGHLLLGKVGRAALFFVTIVGAFALGLALHGRLFWPGPADSPDAWVRFDLISVLWFFSQVGAGLCYIVPYAIGVGTNPQPWASTYEYGNAFMFLAGLLNYLVVHDAFDIGAGRKR, encoded by the coding sequence TTGCAAACCAGAGACGATCTTTCAGATGACCTGGCGGCGCATTTCCGAGCCCGCGTCGCCGCTGAGCCGGAGCTCAAACCCTACCCGCTGCCACGCCGCATCGTAGCAGTCATCGCCGCCTGGCTCGTGCCGGGCGCGGGCCACCTGTTATTGGGAAAAGTCGGGCGCGCGGCGCTCTTTTTCGTCACCATCGTCGGAGCCTTTGCGCTGGGGCTGGCGCTGCACGGGCGCTTGTTCTGGCCTGGGCCTGCCGATTCGCCCGATGCCTGGGTCCGCTTCGACCTCATCAGCGTACTCTGGTTTTTCTCACAGGTCGGCGCCGGCCTGTGTTACATCGTGCCCTACGCCATCGGCGTGGGGACGAACCCGCAGCCGTGGGCCTCGACCTACGAATATGGCAACGCCTTCATGTTCCTGGCCGGCTTGTTGAACTATCTGGTTGTCCACGATGCCTTCGACATCGGGGCGGGGAGGAAGCGCTAA
- a CDS encoding HEAT repeat domain-containing protein, whose amino-acid sequence MRHRSSLIGIVIIFVLLTATCPQQAGALAFSQSSSTSNPQAAQQLGEARRAEIAGYTTSLQSADEEERRNAVLMLGAMRDPATLTALRAALKDSAERVRAAALAGLGNLNDPTLAPVIAIYLTQDKRAFVRKTAAYALGQVGGSDATAALIVGLRDKDMEVRGAAAVALSNTPDASAIEPLTRALNDKSPFVRAHAAAALGVNGRAAASAVPALVRALAKDDDHEARRQAATALGRIGEPSARPALERAAHSSDPYLSEVAREAINLISRQ is encoded by the coding sequence TTGCGGCATCGTTCCTCGCTCATCGGCATCGTCATAATCTTCGTCTTGCTGACCGCCACTTGCCCCCAGCAAGCGGGCGCTTTGGCATTCTCGCAATCCTCTTCGACTTCAAACCCACAGGCGGCGCAACAACTGGGCGAGGCGAGGCGCGCAGAGATTGCCGGGTACACCACGAGCTTGCAATCCGCAGACGAAGAAGAGCGCCGCAACGCCGTCTTGATGCTCGGCGCGATGCGCGACCCGGCAACCCTCACCGCGTTGCGTGCGGCGCTAAAGGATTCGGCAGAGCGCGTGCGCGCGGCGGCGCTGGCCGGGCTTGGCAATCTCAACGATCCCACGCTTGCCCCGGTCATTGCGATTTATCTCACACAAGACAAACGGGCCTTCGTGCGTAAGACGGCGGCCTACGCGCTCGGTCAGGTCGGCGGAAGCGATGCGACGGCGGCGCTGATCGTCGGGCTGCGCGATAAAGACATGGAAGTGCGCGGTGCGGCGGCGGTGGCGCTATCGAACACGCCCGACGCCTCGGCCATCGAGCCGCTTACCCGTGCGCTCAACGACAAGTCGCCATTTGTGCGCGCCCACGCCGCCGCGGCGCTCGGCGTAAACGGACGGGCCGCCGCGTCAGCCGTCCCTGCTCTCGTCCGGGCGCTAGCCAAAGACGATGACCACGAGGCCCGCCGTCAGGCGGCGACCGCGCTTGGCCGCATCGGTGAGCCATCGGCGCGGCCTGCACTCGAACGCGCCGCCCATTCCAGCGATCCCTACCTAAGTGAAGTCGCCCGCGAAGCCATCAACCTAATCAGTAGGCAGTAG